A window from Triticum aestivum cultivar Chinese Spring chromosome 6D, IWGSC CS RefSeq v2.1, whole genome shotgun sequence encodes these proteins:
- the LOC123146035 gene encoding protein SRG1 yields MASYDKQFKVLEVPPIVQELVGAGVQEPPSQYVLPEQDRPAAAVSEMPEPIPIIDLSRLSAGSAEEFDKLRSALENWDLFLAVGHGMEPSFLAEAMKATREFFNLPLEEKQKYSNIVDGEKLGMDGYGNDMVVKENQVLDWNDRLNLLVEPEALRTYRLWPTQPPSFRDILSEYTVRCKAAANLVFRNMAKILNLQEEHLVNMIGENSITQAIFNYYPQCPRPDHVLGLKAHTDGSIITVNFADAEGLQLQRNGVWYNVPIVPNALIMNVGDIMEILSNGFFKSLVHRVVTNAEKERLSLVLVYTLELETELEPVSDLVDDKRPARYMKIKLHDYMEKYHDTYATGTLAIDGVKI; encoded by the exons ATGGCTTCTTATGACAAACAATTCAAGGTTCTCGAGGTACCTCCGATCGTGCAAGAGCTGGTGGGCGCCGGCGTGCAGGAGCCACCGAGCCAGTACGTGCTTCCTGAGCAAGACCGTCCCGCCGCGGCGGTCTCCGAGATGCCCGAGCCCATCCCCATCATCGACCTCAGCCGGCTGTCTGCCGGCAGCGCCGAAGAGTTCGACAAGCTGCGGTCCGCCTTGGAGAACTGGGACCTCTTCCTG GCTGTTGGACATGGAATGGAGCCTAGCTTTCTTGCCGAGGCGATGAAGGCCACGAGAGAGTTCTTCAACCTCCCACTGGAAGAGAAACAGAAGTACTCAAACATTGTCGACGGCGAGAAGCTGGGCATGGATGGATACGGTAACGACATGGTCGTGAAAGAGAATCAGGTCCTTGACTGGAACGACCGGCTCAATCTCCTAGTGGAACCCGAGGCCCTAAGAACCTACAGACTGTGGCCAACACAACCCCCTTCTTTCAG AGACATCCTGTCTGAGTACACGGTCAGGTGCAAAGCGGCGGCTAACCTTGTCTTTCGAAACATGGCCAAGATACTCAATTTACAAGAGGAACACCTGGTAAACATGATCGGGGAGAACTCCATCACCCAAGCTATATTCAACTATTACCCTCAGTGTCCAAGGCCGGACCACGTCTTGGGCCTCAAGGCCCATACCGATGGCTCCATAATCACAGTCAACTTCGCCGATGCTGAGGGGCTCCAGCTTCAGAGAAACGGCGTCTGGTACAACGTGCCCATCGTTCCAAATGCATTGATTATGAACGTAGGGGATATAATGGAG ATTTTGAGCAATGGGTTCTTCAAGAGCCTGGTGCATAGGGTTGTGACCAACGCGGAGAAAGAGCGCTTGTCGTTGGTGCTGGTCTATACATTGGAGCTAGAGACAGAGCTTGAGCCGGTGTCAGACCTGGTGGATGACAAGAGACCTGCACGATACATGAAGATCAAGCTCCACGACTACATGGAAAAATATCATGACACTTATGCCACAGGGACACTAGCCATCGACGGCGTGAAGATCTGA